The window CGCTCGGCTACAGTCACTCTCTGTCAACACCGCTTACCCGGACAGGCTCCTAGCCCGCGCGACGCCGGCCGACCTTCAGGAACAGCACCGATCCGAAGAGCGCGACGAGCGCGCTGCTGCCGCCGAAGCGATGTGGCGTCGCCGAGGCCGTGGCCCCTTCGGTGAAGAGCGTGACCGAGCTCGGCGGATCCGGCGTGGGTCCGACGTTGTTGAACGTGGCGTCGTAGGTGAGCTGCGCGGGCGTGACCACCGTGCTCAGCCGGGTGACCTTCGTGGCTGCGCTGTCGACGAACGGTGCGAGCGCGCCGGTCACCACGGTGGTGCCGTGCACACCCTCGATGACCCAGGCCTCGCCATTCGCGGCGGTGACCGCCTTGGCCACGGCGGCCGAGTAGCTGGTCTGCGCCACCGCGGGATCGAGCTGCGAGAGCGTGATCGTCGCGGCGTCGTCCGGCTCGCGGCTCGAGGTGTCGACGATGAAGGCCGTGAACGCCATGGTGCTCGCCGCGCCGAGCTGACCAATCTTCATATCCACCCCGCGATCGACCTCGGGAACTGTGTAGTGCACGCCCACCGAGACGCCGCCGCCGGGTGCGCCCGACGGCTTGAACGCGATGAACCAGCGGCCGGCGCCCACGTAGCCATCGATCACGCTCTGCTGCGCGACCGGATAGGTGAAGCCGTTCTGCGAGAGCCAGTCGTTGAGCGCGGTCGAGGTGTCGGCGCTCACGGGCGTGGCCGTCACCGGACCGACCGTCACGCTCGGGCCCGTGCGGACATTGCCGTCGGGGTTCGCCTCGTGGGGCGCCGCAGCACCTTTGGTGGCGCCGCCGCAGCCGCAGCTCTCGCCGCCGCTGAGTGGCCCGCCCTGCTGAATCTCGACGATCACTTGCGGACGCGTGGCGCTCTCGAGCGCGTCGAGGTCGCTGGCGGGGATGGCGTTGGGATCGATGGTCGGCTGCGCGCCGGTGGGGACGATGGCGCCAAAGTCGCCGCCATCCGGCACGAAGACCTCGATCACCACATCGGTCGAGCTCGGGTGGACGGAGATGAACTCGCGCTCGGCGTCCATCACCACATTCGCAGTCACCTCACGGGTGACCAGGCCCACTCAAGCTCGAGCGACGCGCGGCGCGAAGCTCACCCCGCTGCCAGCGAGGACACCCGAGAGCAAAAGTACAAGTCGGCGATTCATGAATTGCACCTCACGGCTTTCCCACGAGGACCATCGCGTCGAAGTGAACGTTGTACGAGCCACGCGCCATCGGACCTGGCGTCCGGGAGCACCGTGCCCGAAGCGTGGTACCAGGTGAGCCGAGGATACATCGACGTGCCTAGGCGCGCTTCGCGAGCGCGTTGATGTCCGGCACTTCGAGCACGTGCTTCTCGTAGCCACCCGTCGCCGCGTTCACCATGGCCTGCGCGACGTCGCGAAGCGTGCTCGCCTTATCGAACGCGTGGAAGAGACCGTACGCCCAGCCCACCAGCGGGTAGTACTTGTTCACGTACTTTTGACCCGGCATCGGCTTCATCATTGCCGGCCGGAAGTTGTAGACGCCCTTGAACGGCATCTTCATCAGTGCGTTCTCGGCGCGGCCCTTCACGCGGGCCCACATCGTCTTGCCCTGCTCGGTGCCGTCGGTGCTGGCGCCGGAGATGTGAACCAGCGTCATCGACGGATCCGCGATGAGCTGCGCGAAGTGGATCACCGTGTCGTAGGTGATGCGCGTGTACTCGGCCTCGGTCAGGCCCACGGAGCTGATGCCCGCGCAGTAGAAGCACGCGTCGTAGCCCTTGGGCAGCTCGGTGAGCTTGAGGAAGTCGGGAACGATTTGTTCTTTCAACCTGGGGTGCGTGTGGCCGCACGGCTTGCGGCTCACGCTCAAGACCTCGGTGACCGCCGGGTTCTCGAGCAACGCGAGCAGCACGCCCTCCCCGACCATTCCGGTGGACCCGGTGAGGATGACTTTCATGTTGCAGATCCTAGCCGTTGCCGGCCGACGGTTTGGATAATTCGAGCCGCGCCAGCCCGCGCGACTTCGCCATCCACGGGTCGCGCGTGTCGAGCGCGCGGTGGAGCTGCGGCACGCTCACCACCCACGGCCCCACGCGGCCGTTCACGTCGATGACCAGCACCGCGTCCTTCTCCGGCAAGTACGCGCCGAGCGGCGAGTGGTGCCCGCCGCCCCAGCCGAAGAGCGGCTGGCGATTGAAGTTAGCGATATATCGATAGCGAGGGTCGTTCACGCGCTGGAGCTCGGTGCGAAGCGAGTCGAGCTGGAGGTCGCGCAGCGCCGCCGCCTCCTGGCCCGACTTCACGCGAAGCACCTCCACGATCTGATCGAGCGACATGCCGCCGATGCGCGCGCCAAAGAACGTGCGGACTGGCGTGTCGTCGAGGACCTTGGTCGGCTCTGCAGGAACGCCAGCGCTGCGGAGCACCAGCGCGAGGCTGGTGGGTCCGCACATGGCCGTGGGCTTCTGGGTGATGAGCCCCGTGCGCCGGTAGATCTCCGCCACCGGTTGCTGCCACGCGAGCTCCAGGAGCCCGGGCGCGAAGTCGGAGATGCCGTGGTCGAGCGCGTACACGCTCCCATTCATAACCGCGTCGGCTCGCGGCTGCTCGCTCGCTCCCCGAGCGCTCCGCGGTTGCCGCTCGGGCCCCGACGGCCCACCTGAAAGCAAACCGCGAAAGCTTGAATCGACATGGACTCCCCAGAGCCGGCCGCTCCTCCGAAGAACCACCGGGCGCGCGGGCGGCTCATCGCCGTGGCAGTGGTCGTGGCCGCGCTGGTGGCCGGCTTCTTCTACTGGCTCAACGCGCGGCACTACGTCAGCGACGACGACGCGCAGATCGACGGCGACATCGTGAACTTGAGCCCGCGCATCTCGGGCACGCTGCTCGCGGTGCACGTGCAGGAGAACCAGGTCGTGAAGGCCGGCGACCCCATCGCCGAGATCGATCCGCGCGACTACCAGGTCGCCTACCAGGCAGCCGAGGCAGCGCTCACCCAGGCCAAGGCCAACCAGGCGGAGGCCGAGGAGAACCGCGCGCGAGCGCTGGCGCTCACGCGCGCCGGCGCGATGACCAAGTCGGAGCGCGACCGACTGGTGAGCACCGCCGACGTCGATGCCGCGCAGGTGAAGCTCGCCGAGGCGCAGCTGGAGCAGGCGCGGCTCAACCTGAGCTACACGAAGATCGTCGCGCCGGTGGACGGCATCATCGGCAAGAAGGCCATCGCTCCGGGCGACCACGTTTCA of the Deltaproteobacteria bacterium genome contains:
- a CDS encoding DUF2330 domain-containing protein; the encoded protein is MGLVTREVTANVVMDAEREFISVHPSSTDVVIEVFVPDGGDFGAIVPTGAQPTIDPNAIPASDLDALESATRPQVIVEIQQGGPLSGGESCGCGGATKGAAAPHEANPDGNVRTGPSVTVGPVTATPVSADTSTALNDWLSQNGFTYPVAQQSVIDGYVGAGRWFIAFKPSGAPGGGVSVGVHYTVPEVDRGVDMKIGQLGAASTMAFTAFIVDTSSREPDDAATITLSQLDPAVAQTSYSAAVAKAVTAANGEAWVIEGVHGTTVVTGALAPFVDSAATKVTRLSTVVTPAQLTYDATFNNVGPTPDPPSSVTLFTEGATASATPHRFGGSSALVALFGSVLFLKVGRRRAG
- a CDS encoding epimerase; the protein is MKVILTGSTGMVGEGVLLALLENPAVTEVLSVSRKPCGHTHPRLKEQIVPDFLKLTELPKGYDACFYCAGISSVGLTEAEYTRITYDTVIHFAQLIADPSMTLVHISGASTDGTEQGKTMWARVKGRAENALMKMPFKGVYNFRPAMMKPMPGQKYVNKYYPLVGWAYGLFHAFDKASTLRDVAQAMVNAATGGYEKHVLEVPDINALAKRA
- a CDS encoding phytochelatin synthase codes for the protein MYALDHGISDFAPGLLELAWQQPVAEIYRRTGLITQKPTAMCGPTSLALVLRSAGVPAEPTKVLDDTPVRTFFGARIGGMSLDQIVEVLRVKSGQEAAALRDLQLDSLRTELQRVNDPRYRYIANFNRQPLFGWGGGHHSPLGAYLPEKDAVLVIDVNGRVGPWVVSVPQLHRALDTRDPWMAKSRGLARLELSKPSAGNG
- a CDS encoding HlyD family secretion protein, with protein sequence MDSPEPAAPPKNHRARGRLIAVAVVVAALVAGFFYWLNARHYVSDDDAQIDGDIVNLSPRISGTLLAVHVQENQVVKAGDPIAEIDPRDYQVAYQAAEAALTQAKANQAEAEENRARALALTRAGAMTKSERDRLVSTADVDAAQVKLAEAQLEQARLNLSYTKIVAPVDGIIGKKAIAPGDHVSPGQEMVAISQVDHLWVTANFRENKLRRIHPGQRVHVHVDALGKTFTGVVTSIGGATGASFSVLPPENATGNYVKVVQRIPVRIDFDPGQAGLDRLRPGMSVEPKVKLG